In the genome of Xyrauchen texanus isolate HMW12.3.18 chromosome 33, RBS_HiC_50CHRs, whole genome shotgun sequence, one region contains:
- the tob1b gene encoding protein Tob1b yields the protein MQLEIQVALNFIISYLYNKLPRRRVNIFGEELERQLKKKYEGHWYPDKPFKGSGFRCIHIGEKVDPLVEEAAKESGLDIEDVRNNLPQDLSVWIDPFEVSYQIGEKGPVKVLYVDDNNENGSELDKEIRNSFNPEAQVFMPISDPVGGSSESSSPSPPFGQSAAVSPSFMPRSAQPLTFTTASFAATKFGSTKMKNGGRNGGKVARTSPTNLGLNVNSLLKQKAISNSMHSLYSFGLGSQQQKASALSPNAKEFVFPNVQSQGSSSTIFGSENPLSLSPLQYNNAYDVFTAYGSINDKSLIDGLNFSLSNMQYSNQQFQPVMAN from the coding sequence ATGCAACTTGAAATCCAAGTAGCGCTCAACTTTATAATTTCTTATCTGTATAACAAACTCCCACGACGACGAGTTAACATATTTGGTGAGGAGCTGGAGAGACAGTTGAAGAAGAAATATGAAGGACACTGGTACCCCGACAAGCCATTCAAAGGATCTGGGTTCAGGTGTATACACATTGGCGAGAAGGTGGACCCTTTAGTGGAGGAAGCAGCCAAAGAGAGTGGGCTAGACATTGAGGATGTCCGCAATAACTTGCCTCAGGACCTCAGCGTTTGGATCGACCCCTTTGAGGTGTCTTACCAAATTGGGGAAAAGGGACCAGTCAAGGTGCTATATGTGGACGATAACAATGAGAATGGTTCGGAGCTGGACAAGGAGATCAGAAACAGTTTTAACCCCGAGGCTCAGGTCTTTATGCCAATCAGCGACCCTGTAGGTGGCTCCTCAGAGTCCAGTTCCCCGTCCCCTCCATTTGGCCAGTCTGCAGCGGTCAGCCCCTCTTTCATGCCACGCTCCGCTCAGCCTTTAACCTTCACTACAGCCTCATTTGCCGCCACCAAGTTCGGCTCCACCAAGATGAAGAATGGTGGCCGCAATGGTGGCAAAGTTGCACGCACCTCTCCCACCAACCTGGGACTGAATGTGAACAGCTTACTTAAGCAGAAAGCCATCTCCAACTCCATGCATTCTCTGTACAGTTTTGGCCTTGGAAGCCAGCAGCAGAAGGCCTCAGCACTTTCTCCCAACGCCAAGGAGTTTGTGTTTCCCAACGTCCAGAGCCAAGGGAGCTCCAGCACCATATTTGGAAGTGAGAACCCCCTAAGCCTCAGCCCTCTGCAGTATAACAATGCCTACGATGTGTTCACAGCCTACGGGAGCATCAATGACAAGTCCCTCATTGATGGCTTAAACTTCAGTCTCAGCAACATGCAGTATTCGAACCAGCAGTTCCAGCCAGTAATGGCTAACTAa